One Aegilops tauschii subsp. strangulata cultivar AL8/78 chromosome 7, Aet v6.0, whole genome shotgun sequence genomic window carries:
- the LOC109736909 gene encoding uncharacterized protein isoform X2, whose amino-acid sequence MSSGGSSRSRTRSGLVRGNNIRDPSDNSSARTRSQIARGNSNMDPNELSCSKTRSGLVRVNNIVDSSEGSSSKAQSGLVKVNNTVDCNNGPSSRTRRGLVRANNIADSSKGSYSTTQSGLVGANIAMDSNDSSGSKAQSELVRGNIDVDSNDGSCSKTRSGLVRGNIVMDFNEDSSSKTRSGLLRGNSAMDTPKDPCFRTRSGRVRRRPADKVESNDEPVIKGSPDECEADSPGKNRSNCKSDLVQLKDSPDIKGPDGSCKEDIPVKDRLNYKSDQGKDEPVMKGPDGWWKEESSSKTGLRHTTDLVQIKDGLLSKGQLPDGWRKEVRPRKDGTKSDPVQIKDGLLSKGQLPDGWRKEVRPRKDGTKSDPYYTDPVSGYEFRSLKDVQRYIESGDISKCNVRPKKRTAQDACITQNQDYTGTSSEYARPGTADKAIQCELLTEEGIRLPWEEMLKTYTQNTMLPVSEVMKLMQKYADKVDPSEHKSVQPVSRQRASRGKRSVQRKEPNAEVKTKKRKTMSKEKVATPLTPRVSPRLVARKVNPEVNTEPQDEPTIVNHANQVKPIQEKTVDVRKVNPEGNTEPEDGPTRVNLVNQVQLVQQKTADVSQADTVIQMQTKHGNTASQLQSRQTDAAVPVQINEGTVNRSQLCQPDPVTQIQADTVVPVQTNHVGAVSQLWLSQAATANRIQTNQESTASRLQSNQAENANHIHGMQKYTTNYSQLRKADTTHQKQTNQKNTASQLRSSQEKSPFQKQTGQKYVANYSQLPQSHGSTVNHRQTNQQHTANQNQLQSSQADTANVLRATKEFFVNHSLLRQAGAVNHMQGNQENTAIRLQLGQADAVKQMQTIQGNSTDRSQLVQGLPVNQTQTIQEYFTKHSQPSPVNTVNQMQISQENTANQLRFSQANSVSKAQTMQENTTSRSQLIQGLTVNQIQAIRENNTRYLQPRYTENPIQQSGFSPAPEWGHGAPATGFWNNNAEHQKSSVPMQIDAAPIATSSANVEPQYAPTPEPVLPTQTAEPGGADPSGFALPSFGNSWSDPCIEFAFKTLTGDIPVLDPTVADYFPLQQDLNKVAPPDYSAPSVDDTRNHTQHVNQSSHHSAPRPSNGFYNGGWFPPQ is encoded by the exons ATGTCTTCTGGCGGGAGCTCGCGTTCTAGAACTAGAAGTGGCCTTGTCAGGGGAAACAATATCAGGGATCCCAGCGACAATTCATCTGCTAGAACAAGAAGTCAGATTGCCAGGGGAAACAGCAACATGGATCCCAACGAGCTATCATGTTCTAAAACACGAAGTGGGCTTGTTAGGGTAAACAATATTGTGGATTCCAGTGAGGGTTCATCTTCTAAAGCACAAAGTGGGCTTGTTAAGGTAAACAACACCGTGGATTGCAATAATGGCCCTTCTTCTAGAACACGACGTGGGCTTGTTAGGGCAAACAATATCGCGGATTCCAGCAAGGGTTCGTACTCTACAACACAAAGTGGGCTTGTTGGAGCAAACATTGCTATGGATTCCAATGATAGTTCAGGTTCTAAAGCACAAAGTGAACTTGTTAGAGGAAACATTGATGTGGATTCCAATGATGGTTCATGTTCTAAAACGCGAAGTGGGCTTGTTAGGGGAAACATTGTTATGGATTTCAATGAAGATTCATCTTCTAAAACACGAAGTGGGCTTCTTAGAGGAAACTCTGCTATGGATACCCCCAAGGATCCATGTTTTAGAACACGAAGTGGGCGTGTTAGAAGACGCCCCGCTGATAAG GTAGAAAGCAATGATGAACCAGTCATTAAGGGGTCACCTGATGAATGTGAAGCAGACAGTCCAGGGAAAAATAGATCAAATTGCAAGAGTGATCTG GTGCAACTCAAGGATAGCCCAGACATTAAGGGGCCAGATGGAAGTTGCAAAGAAGACATACCAGTAAAGGATCGATTGAATTACAAGAGTGATCAG GGCAAGGATGAACCAGTCATGAAGGGGCCTGATGGATGGTGGAAAGAAGAAAGCTCCAGCAAGACTGGATTAAGGCACACGACTGATCTG GTCCAAATCAAGGATGGTCTACTCAGTAAGGGGCAGTTGCCTGATGGATGGCGAAAAGAAGTCAGGCCAAGAAAGGACGGAACTAAGAGTGATCCA GTCCAAATCAAGGATGGGCTACTCAGTAAGGGGCAGTTGCCTGATGGATGGCGGAAAGAAGTCAGGCCAAGAAAGGACGGAACTAAGAGTGATCCA TACTACACTGACCCAGTCAGTGGTTATGAATTTCGCTCTCTGAAGGACGTGCAACGTTATATTGAATCAGGAGACATAAGTAAATGCAATGTTAGGCCAAAGAAGAGAACTGCCCAGGATGCTTGTATTACACAGAATCAAGATTAT ACAGGAACATCATCAGAATACGCAAGACCAGGTACTGCTGATAAGGCTATTCAATGTGAATTACTAACTGAAGAAGGGATCAGGCTACCGTGGGAAGAAATGCTCAAGACATATACTCAAAATACAATGTTACCAGTGTCTGAAGTCATGAAACTGATGCAAAAATATGCGGACAAGGTTGATCCCTCAGAACACAAGAGCGTGCAACCGGTCTCTCGACAGCGTGCTTCAAGGGGAAAGAGATCTGTTCAAAGAAAAGAACCAAATGCAGAGGTGAAAACCAAGAAGCGTAAAACCATGTCTAAAGAAAAGGTCGCCACACCTCTCACTCCCAGAGTGTCACCCCGCTTAGTTGCACGGAAGGTTAATCCTGAAGTTAACACTGAGCCTCAAGATGAGCCGACCATTGTAAATCATGCCAATCAGGTAAAGCCTATTCAAGAAAAAACTGTGGATGTACGAAAAGTTAATCCTGAAGGAAACACTGAGCCTGAAGATGGACCTACCAGGGTAAATCTTGTCAATCAGGTACAGCTTGTTCAACAAAAAACTGCGGATGTGAGCCAGGCAGACACTGTCATTCAAATGCAAACCAAGCATGGGAACACTGCCAGTCAGTTACAGTCAAGGCAAACAGATGCTGCCGTTCCAGTGCAGATCAATGAGGGCACTGTCAATCGGTCACAGCTGTGCCAACCAGACCCTGTCACCCAAATCCAAGCTGATACTGTCGTTCCAGTGCAGACCAATCATGTGGGCGCTGTCAGTCAGTTATGGTTGAGCCAGGCAGCCACTGCCAATCGAATACAGACCAATCAGGAGAGTACTGCCAGTCGGTTACAGTCGAACCAAGCAGAGAATGCCAATCACATACATGGTATGCAGAAATACACTACCAACTACTCACAGCTGAGAAAAGCAGACACTACGCATCAGAAACAGACTAATCAGAAAAATACTGCCAGTCAGTTACGTTCGAGCCAAGAAAAGTCACCCTTTCAAAAGCAGACTGGACAGAAATACGTTGCCAATTACTCACAGTTACCACAAAGCCATGGAAGCACTGTGAATCACAGACAAACTAATCAGCAACACACTGCCAATCAGAATCAGTTACAGTCAAGCCAGGCAGACACAGCCAACGTTTTACGAGCTACAAAGGAATTCTTTGTGAATCACTCACTGCTGAGGCAAGCAGGCGCTGTGAACCACATGCAGGGTAACCAGGAGAACACCGCCATTCGATTACAATTAGGTCAAGCCGACGCTGTGAAGCAAATGCAAACCATACAGGGAAATAGCACTGATCGGTCACAGCTGGTTCAAGGTTTACCTGTTAATCAAACACAAACTATTCAGGAATACTTCACTAAGCACTCCCAGCCAAGCCCAGTAAATACTGTGAATCAAATGCAGATTAGCCAGGAAAACACCGCCAATCAACTACGCTTCAGTCAAGCTAACTCTGTCAGCAAGGCACAAACTATGCAGGAAAATACCACCAGTCGGTCACAGCTGATCCAGGGTTTAACTGTCAACCAAATACAAGCTATTCGGGAAAACAATACCAGATACTTGCAGCCACGTTATACTGAAAATCCTATCCAACAGTCTGGTTTCTCTCCGGCTCCTGAGTGGGGACATGGAGCACCTGCCACGGGCTTCTGGAATAATAATGCTGAACATCAGAAGTCGTCGGTTCCGATGCAAATAGACGCAGCACCCATTGCAACCTCCTCGGCAAATGTTGAGCCGCAGTATGCGCCTACCCCAGAACCTGTTTTGCCAACACAGACTGCAGAGCCTGGAGGTGCTGACCCATCTGGGTTCGCGCTGCCATCATTTGGGAATTCCTGGTCAGACCCATGCATCGAGTTCGCGTTCAAGACCCTCACAGGCGACATCCCTGTTCTGGATCCAACTGTCGCGGACTACTTTCCTCTGCAGCAAGACTTGAATAAAGTCGCACCACCAGATTACTCCGCTCCCTCCGTTGACGATACTAGAAACCATACACAACATGTCAACCAAAGCAGCCACCACTCAGCCCCAAGGCCATCAAATGGGTTCTACAATGGTGGCTGGTTCCCTCCCCAGTGA
- the LOC109736909 gene encoding uncharacterized protein isoform X1, producing the protein MSSGGSSRSRTRSGLVRGNNIRDPSDNSSARTRSQIARGNSNMDPNELSCSKTRSGLVRVNNIVDSSEGSSSKAQSGLVKVNNTVDCNNGPSSRTRRGLVRANNIADSSKGSYSTTQSGLVGANIAMDSNDSSGSKAQSELVRGNIDVDSNDGSCSKTRSGLVRGNIVMDFNEDSSSKTRSGLLRGNSAMDTPKDPCFRTRSGRVRRRPADKVESNDEPVIKGSPDECEADSPGKNRSNCKSDLVQLKDSPDIKGPDGSCKEDIPVKDRLNYKSDQVQGKDEPVMKGPDGWWKEESSSKTGLRHTTDLVQIKDGLLSKGQLPDGWRKEVRPRKDGTKSDPVQIKDGLLSKGQLPDGWRKEVRPRKDGTKSDPYYTDPVSGYEFRSLKDVQRYIESGDISKCNVRPKKRTAQDACITQNQDYTGTSSEYARPGTADKAIQCELLTEEGIRLPWEEMLKTYTQNTMLPVSEVMKLMQKYADKVDPSEHKSVQPVSRQRASRGKRSVQRKEPNAEVKTKKRKTMSKEKVATPLTPRVSPRLVARKVNPEVNTEPQDEPTIVNHANQVKPIQEKTVDVRKVNPEGNTEPEDGPTRVNLVNQVQLVQQKTADVSQADTVIQMQTKHGNTASQLQSRQTDAAVPVQINEGTVNRSQLCQPDPVTQIQADTVVPVQTNHVGAVSQLWLSQAATANRIQTNQESTASRLQSNQAENANHIHGMQKYTTNYSQLRKADTTHQKQTNQKNTASQLRSSQEKSPFQKQTGQKYVANYSQLPQSHGSTVNHRQTNQQHTANQNQLQSSQADTANVLRATKEFFVNHSLLRQAGAVNHMQGNQENTAIRLQLGQADAVKQMQTIQGNSTDRSQLVQGLPVNQTQTIQEYFTKHSQPSPVNTVNQMQISQENTANQLRFSQANSVSKAQTMQENTTSRSQLIQGLTVNQIQAIRENNTRYLQPRYTENPIQQSGFSPAPEWGHGAPATGFWNNNAEHQKSSVPMQIDAAPIATSSANVEPQYAPTPEPVLPTQTAEPGGADPSGFALPSFGNSWSDPCIEFAFKTLTGDIPVLDPTVADYFPLQQDLNKVAPPDYSAPSVDDTRNHTQHVNQSSHHSAPRPSNGFYNGGWFPPQ; encoded by the exons ATGTCTTCTGGCGGGAGCTCGCGTTCTAGAACTAGAAGTGGCCTTGTCAGGGGAAACAATATCAGGGATCCCAGCGACAATTCATCTGCTAGAACAAGAAGTCAGATTGCCAGGGGAAACAGCAACATGGATCCCAACGAGCTATCATGTTCTAAAACACGAAGTGGGCTTGTTAGGGTAAACAATATTGTGGATTCCAGTGAGGGTTCATCTTCTAAAGCACAAAGTGGGCTTGTTAAGGTAAACAACACCGTGGATTGCAATAATGGCCCTTCTTCTAGAACACGACGTGGGCTTGTTAGGGCAAACAATATCGCGGATTCCAGCAAGGGTTCGTACTCTACAACACAAAGTGGGCTTGTTGGAGCAAACATTGCTATGGATTCCAATGATAGTTCAGGTTCTAAAGCACAAAGTGAACTTGTTAGAGGAAACATTGATGTGGATTCCAATGATGGTTCATGTTCTAAAACGCGAAGTGGGCTTGTTAGGGGAAACATTGTTATGGATTTCAATGAAGATTCATCTTCTAAAACACGAAGTGGGCTTCTTAGAGGAAACTCTGCTATGGATACCCCCAAGGATCCATGTTTTAGAACACGAAGTGGGCGTGTTAGAAGACGCCCCGCTGATAAG GTAGAAAGCAATGATGAACCAGTCATTAAGGGGTCACCTGATGAATGTGAAGCAGACAGTCCAGGGAAAAATAGATCAAATTGCAAGAGTGATCTG GTGCAACTCAAGGATAGCCCAGACATTAAGGGGCCAGATGGAAGTTGCAAAGAAGACATACCAGTAAAGGATCGATTGAATTACAAGAGTGATCAG GTTCAGGGCAAGGATGAACCAGTCATGAAGGGGCCTGATGGATGGTGGAAAGAAGAAAGCTCCAGCAAGACTGGATTAAGGCACACGACTGATCTG GTCCAAATCAAGGATGGTCTACTCAGTAAGGGGCAGTTGCCTGATGGATGGCGAAAAGAAGTCAGGCCAAGAAAGGACGGAACTAAGAGTGATCCA GTCCAAATCAAGGATGGGCTACTCAGTAAGGGGCAGTTGCCTGATGGATGGCGGAAAGAAGTCAGGCCAAGAAAGGACGGAACTAAGAGTGATCCA TACTACACTGACCCAGTCAGTGGTTATGAATTTCGCTCTCTGAAGGACGTGCAACGTTATATTGAATCAGGAGACATAAGTAAATGCAATGTTAGGCCAAAGAAGAGAACTGCCCAGGATGCTTGTATTACACAGAATCAAGATTAT ACAGGAACATCATCAGAATACGCAAGACCAGGTACTGCTGATAAGGCTATTCAATGTGAATTACTAACTGAAGAAGGGATCAGGCTACCGTGGGAAGAAATGCTCAAGACATATACTCAAAATACAATGTTACCAGTGTCTGAAGTCATGAAACTGATGCAAAAATATGCGGACAAGGTTGATCCCTCAGAACACAAGAGCGTGCAACCGGTCTCTCGACAGCGTGCTTCAAGGGGAAAGAGATCTGTTCAAAGAAAAGAACCAAATGCAGAGGTGAAAACCAAGAAGCGTAAAACCATGTCTAAAGAAAAGGTCGCCACACCTCTCACTCCCAGAGTGTCACCCCGCTTAGTTGCACGGAAGGTTAATCCTGAAGTTAACACTGAGCCTCAAGATGAGCCGACCATTGTAAATCATGCCAATCAGGTAAAGCCTATTCAAGAAAAAACTGTGGATGTACGAAAAGTTAATCCTGAAGGAAACACTGAGCCTGAAGATGGACCTACCAGGGTAAATCTTGTCAATCAGGTACAGCTTGTTCAACAAAAAACTGCGGATGTGAGCCAGGCAGACACTGTCATTCAAATGCAAACCAAGCATGGGAACACTGCCAGTCAGTTACAGTCAAGGCAAACAGATGCTGCCGTTCCAGTGCAGATCAATGAGGGCACTGTCAATCGGTCACAGCTGTGCCAACCAGACCCTGTCACCCAAATCCAAGCTGATACTGTCGTTCCAGTGCAGACCAATCATGTGGGCGCTGTCAGTCAGTTATGGTTGAGCCAGGCAGCCACTGCCAATCGAATACAGACCAATCAGGAGAGTACTGCCAGTCGGTTACAGTCGAACCAAGCAGAGAATGCCAATCACATACATGGTATGCAGAAATACACTACCAACTACTCACAGCTGAGAAAAGCAGACACTACGCATCAGAAACAGACTAATCAGAAAAATACTGCCAGTCAGTTACGTTCGAGCCAAGAAAAGTCACCCTTTCAAAAGCAGACTGGACAGAAATACGTTGCCAATTACTCACAGTTACCACAAAGCCATGGAAGCACTGTGAATCACAGACAAACTAATCAGCAACACACTGCCAATCAGAATCAGTTACAGTCAAGCCAGGCAGACACAGCCAACGTTTTACGAGCTACAAAGGAATTCTTTGTGAATCACTCACTGCTGAGGCAAGCAGGCGCTGTGAACCACATGCAGGGTAACCAGGAGAACACCGCCATTCGATTACAATTAGGTCAAGCCGACGCTGTGAAGCAAATGCAAACCATACAGGGAAATAGCACTGATCGGTCACAGCTGGTTCAAGGTTTACCTGTTAATCAAACACAAACTATTCAGGAATACTTCACTAAGCACTCCCAGCCAAGCCCAGTAAATACTGTGAATCAAATGCAGATTAGCCAGGAAAACACCGCCAATCAACTACGCTTCAGTCAAGCTAACTCTGTCAGCAAGGCACAAACTATGCAGGAAAATACCACCAGTCGGTCACAGCTGATCCAGGGTTTAACTGTCAACCAAATACAAGCTATTCGGGAAAACAATACCAGATACTTGCAGCCACGTTATACTGAAAATCCTATCCAACAGTCTGGTTTCTCTCCGGCTCCTGAGTGGGGACATGGAGCACCTGCCACGGGCTTCTGGAATAATAATGCTGAACATCAGAAGTCGTCGGTTCCGATGCAAATAGACGCAGCACCCATTGCAACCTCCTCGGCAAATGTTGAGCCGCAGTATGCGCCTACCCCAGAACCTGTTTTGCCAACACAGACTGCAGAGCCTGGAGGTGCTGACCCATCTGGGTTCGCGCTGCCATCATTTGGGAATTCCTGGTCAGACCCATGCATCGAGTTCGCGTTCAAGACCCTCACAGGCGACATCCCTGTTCTGGATCCAACTGTCGCGGACTACTTTCCTCTGCAGCAAGACTTGAATAAAGTCGCACCACCAGATTACTCCGCTCCCTCCGTTGACGATACTAGAAACCATACACAACATGTCAACCAAAGCAGCCACCACTCAGCCCCAAGGCCATCAAATGGGTTCTACAATGGTGGCTGGTTCCCTCCCCAGTGA